A region of Pseudomonas sp. Marseille-Q3773 DNA encodes the following proteins:
- a CDS encoding cell division protein ZapA codes for MTLRAQPINVVSILGNDYSIKAPEGQEATLAQAVQMLNTALAQTKRQYPTLIGDKLLVLAALNLCSRQIELQDEHRKTLDRTQAQIDATVDAIVRSIAEQ; via the coding sequence ATGACGCTACGTGCCCAGCCGATCAATGTCGTGTCGATCCTCGGCAACGACTATTCGATCAAGGCGCCTGAAGGCCAGGAAGCGACCTTGGCCCAGGCCGTGCAAATGCTCAACACCGCCCTGGCCCAGACCAAGCGCCAATACCCGACCCTGATTGGTGACAAGCTGCTGGTGCTGGCTGCGTTGAACCTGTGTTCGCGGCAGATCGAACTGCAGGATGAGCACCGCAAGACGCTGGACCGTACCCAGGCGCAGATCGACGCCACAGTGGACGCCATCGTCCGGAGCATTGCCGAACAATGA
- a CDS encoding methyl-accepting chemotaxis protein, giving the protein MRIWRTSIQWQLIISMGAALLASILVVVIIFTVALNRLTERYLVDTALPASIEAIRNDIERMLGQPLVAAADIAGNTLLRDWLAAGENPAQAPQFIEYLTAAKQRNQAFTTLFVSTETGHYYNENGLDRTLSRSNPKDKWFYGYIDSGAERFINIDIDGATGELALFIDYRVEKHGQLVGVAGMGLRMTELSKLIHDFSFGKSGKVFLVRNDGLIQVHPDNAFSGKRQLAEQLGADAARAVMSGTQGLRSSRFSRDGERYLALGLPLRELNWTLVAEVPEQEIYAQMQQAVWLTSLIGGGVALLSLLLVVLLARGLVRPIRRVTAALLQIGSGAGDLSQRLDDTRQDELGDLARGFNRFLDSQRRLIGEVLQTSERLHRAVEQVTVVVDNTAERSGRQQEMTEMVATAVHEMGLTVQDIARNAGDAAQASQAARDEAVQAREVVRRSVQGIEGMSGDIGKAAEAVGQLAGEVASIDEVLAVIRSISEQTNLLALNAAIEAARAGDMGRGFAVVADEVRTLARRTQLSTDEVQQMIQRLKQGAGVAVSSMQAGQQATGSGVESSQRTGASLGAITERVEHISDMNHQVATATEEQSAVTEEINRTVQGISDLARETAAEVQGCREECRALRGLADDLARQMGGFRL; this is encoded by the coding sequence ATGCGTATCTGGCGTACAAGCATCCAGTGGCAGTTGATCATCAGCATGGGCGCCGCCCTGCTGGCGAGCATTCTGGTCGTTGTCATCATTTTCACCGTGGCGCTCAACCGCCTCACCGAACGCTACCTGGTCGACACCGCTCTGCCGGCCAGCATCGAAGCCATCCGCAACGATATCGAACGCATGCTCGGCCAGCCGCTGGTAGCGGCGGCAGACATCGCCGGCAACACGCTGCTGCGCGACTGGCTGGCCGCAGGCGAGAACCCCGCGCAGGCGCCGCAGTTCATCGAATACCTCACCGCTGCCAAGCAGCGCAACCAGGCGTTCACCACCCTTTTCGTGTCCACCGAAACCGGCCATTACTACAACGAGAATGGCCTGGACCGCACGCTCAGCCGCAGCAACCCGAAGGACAAGTGGTTCTACGGCTACATCGACAGCGGCGCCGAGCGGTTCATCAATATCGACATCGATGGCGCCACCGGCGAGCTGGCGCTGTTCATCGACTACCGTGTGGAAAAGCATGGCCAGCTGGTCGGTGTGGCTGGGATGGGCCTGCGCATGACCGAGCTGTCGAAGCTGATTCACGACTTCAGTTTCGGCAAAAGCGGCAAGGTGTTTCTGGTGCGCAACGATGGCCTGATCCAGGTGCACCCGGATAACGCCTTCAGCGGCAAGCGCCAGTTGGCCGAGCAGCTCGGTGCGGACGCCGCCAGGGCCGTGATGAGCGGGACGCAGGGCTTGCGTAGCAGCCGCTTCAGCCGTGACGGCGAACGCTACCTGGCGCTCGGCCTGCCGTTGCGCGAGCTGAACTGGACCTTGGTCGCCGAAGTGCCGGAGCAGGAGATCTATGCGCAGATGCAGCAGGCGGTGTGGCTGACCAGCCTGATTGGCGGCGGAGTGGCGCTGCTGTCACTGCTGCTGGTGGTGCTGCTGGCGCGCGGCCTGGTAAGGCCGATCCGTCGCGTCACCGCCGCGTTGTTGCAGATTGGCAGTGGTGCGGGGGATCTCAGTCAGCGTCTGGACGATACGCGCCAGGACGAACTGGGTGACCTGGCCCGCGGATTCAACCGTTTCCTCGACAGCCAGCGCCGGCTGATCGGTGAGGTGCTGCAGACTTCCGAACGCCTGCACCGAGCGGTTGAGCAAGTGACCGTGGTGGTGGACAACACAGCCGAACGTTCCGGGCGCCAGCAGGAAATGACCGAAATGGTTGCCACGGCCGTGCACGAGATGGGCCTGACCGTGCAGGACATCGCCCGCAATGCCGGCGATGCGGCCCAGGCCTCGCAGGCGGCGCGCGACGAAGCCGTGCAAGCGCGCGAAGTGGTACGGCGCTCGGTCCAGGGCATCGAGGGCATGTCGGGCGATATCGGCAAGGCGGCCGAGGCTGTGGGCCAGTTGGCCGGGGAAGTTGCCTCGATCGATGAAGTACTCGCGGTAATCCGCAGCATTTCCGAGCAGACCAACCTGCTGGCGCTGAATGCTGCCATCGAGGCCGCACGAGCAGGAGATATGGGGCGCGGGTTCGCCGTGGTGGCCGATGAAGTGCGCACCTTGGCGCGGCGCACGCAGCTGTCCACCGACGAGGTGCAGCAGATGATCCAGCGCCTGAAGCAGGGCGCGGGCGTGGCGGTGAGTTCGATGCAGGCGGGGCAGCAGGCCACCGGTAGCGGTGTCGAGTCGAGCCAGCGCACAGGCGCATCGCTGGGGGCCATTACCGAGCGGGTCGAGCATATCAGCGACATGAACCATCAGGTTGCGACGGCGACCGAAGAGCAATCGGCGGTGACCGAGGAAATCAACCGCACGGTGCAAGGGATCTCCGACCTGGCGCGGGAGACGGCGGCGGAGGTGCAAGGCTGTCGCGAAGAGTGCCGGGCGCTACGTGGCTTGGCGGATGACCTGGCGCGGCAGATGGGCGGGTTCAGGCTCTAG
- a CDS encoding low specificity L-threonine aldolase encodes MTDKSQQFASDNYSGICPEAWAAMEKANHGHDRAYGDDQWTERAAEYFRNLFETDCEVFFAFNGTAANSLALASLCQSYHSVICSETAHVETDECGAPEFFSNGSKLLTAASVHGKLTPQSIRDVALKRQDIHYPKPRVVTITQATEVGTVYRPDELRAISATCKELGLNLHMDGARFSNACSFLGCSPAELTWKAGVDVLCFGGTKNGMAVGEAILFFNRQLAEDFDYRCKQAGQLASKMRFLSAPWVGLLEDGAWLRHGAHANRCAQLLASLVSDLPGVELMFPVEANGVFLQMPEPAIEALRAKGWRFYTFIGSGGARFMCSWDTEEERVRELAADIRSIITA; translated from the coding sequence ATGACAGACAAGAGCCAACAATTCGCCAGCGACAACTATTCCGGTATCTGCCCCGAAGCCTGGGCGGCGATGGAAAAGGCCAACCACGGTCACGACCGCGCCTACGGCGACGATCAATGGACCGAGCGCGCCGCCGAGTACTTCCGTAACCTGTTCGAAACCGACTGCGAAGTATTCTTCGCCTTCAACGGCACGGCCGCCAACTCGCTGGCCCTGGCCTCGCTGTGCCAGAGCTACCACAGCGTCATCTGCTCCGAGACCGCCCACGTCGAGACCGACGAATGCGGCGCGCCGGAGTTCTTCTCCAACGGCTCCAAGTTGCTGACCGCGGCCAGCGTCCACGGCAAGCTGACTCCGCAATCGATCCGTGACGTGGCCTTGAAGCGGCAGGACATCCACTACCCCAAGCCACGCGTGGTAACCATTACCCAGGCCACCGAGGTAGGCACGGTTTACCGCCCCGACGAGTTGCGGGCGATCAGTGCCACCTGCAAGGAGCTGGGCCTGAACCTGCACATGGACGGCGCGCGATTCTCCAATGCCTGCTCGTTCCTGGGCTGCAGCCCGGCCGAGCTGACCTGGAAGGCCGGCGTCGATGTGCTGTGCTTTGGCGGTACCAAGAACGGCATGGCAGTGGGTGAAGCGATCCTGTTCTTCAACCGCCAGCTGGCCGAGGACTTCGACTACCGCTGCAAACAGGCGGGCCAGCTGGCGTCGAAGATGCGCTTCCTGTCGGCGCCATGGGTGGGCCTGCTGGAAGACGGCGCCTGGTTGCGTCACGGCGCACATGCCAACCGCTGCGCGCAATTGCTGGCTTCGCTGGTCAGCGACTTGCCGGGGGTGGAACTGATGTTCCCGGTGGAAGCCAACGGGGTGTTCCTGCAGATGCCGGAGCCTGCGATCGAAGCGCTGCGGGCCAAGGGCTGGCGGTTCTATACCTTCATTGGCAGTGGCGGGGCGCGCTTCATGTGCTCGTGGGATACCGAAGAGGAACGGGTGCGTGAACTGGCGGCGGATATCCGTAGCATCATCACCGCCTGA